From Bacillus pumilus, one genomic window encodes:
- a CDS encoding toxic anion resistance protein, producing the protein MTNTNGNDIISIDKEEISIEKADDIRVQLRNEPEVQNIARQIDAKNQLELLEYGKQPAVEISKFSDRILSMMRSTSVTDSGTMLTQLGKIMDRFDKNDFDEPKGGLLSKIFKRGGSMIEKIFSKYQTLGAEIEKINVEISKYKDEMTKSTVTLEEMYEHNIQYYMELEKYVVAGQMKIEELKQLVPSYEEKAASGNQLAQMELDTLRNGIQALEERVYDLDMARMVALQTAPQIRLLQRGNTKLIGKINSAFIITIPIFKNGIIQAVTAKRQKLVADSMSELDRRTNEMLKRNAENISSQSVEIAKLSGRPSIDIETIESSFNTIVQGMKETKQIEEENKRLREDGTKRMLELQDNIKRAALES; encoded by the coding sequence ATGACAAATACAAACGGAAATGACATCATTTCAATTGATAAAGAGGAAATCTCCATTGAGAAGGCAGACGATATCCGCGTTCAGCTTCGAAATGAACCAGAAGTGCAAAATATTGCGAGACAGATCGATGCGAAAAATCAGCTGGAGCTGCTTGAATACGGAAAACAGCCGGCCGTTGAAATCTCTAAGTTCTCTGATCGTATTCTTTCGATGATGCGTTCAACAAGTGTCACTGACTCAGGAACGATGCTGACGCAGCTTGGAAAAATTATGGATCGTTTTGATAAAAATGATTTTGACGAGCCAAAGGGTGGTTTGTTGTCAAAAATCTTTAAGCGCGGCGGCAGCATGATTGAAAAGATTTTCAGTAAATATCAAACGCTCGGTGCAGAGATTGAAAAAATTAATGTAGAAATCAGTAAATATAAAGACGAAATGACCAAATCGACTGTGACGCTTGAAGAAATGTATGAGCATAACATTCAATACTATATGGAGCTTGAAAAGTATGTTGTTGCAGGTCAAATGAAAATCGAAGAATTAAAGCAATTGGTTCCTTCTTATGAAGAAAAAGCGGCTAGTGGAAACCAGCTGGCACAAATGGAGCTTGATACACTTCGTAACGGCATTCAAGCATTGGAAGAGCGTGTATATGACCTTGATATGGCACGGATGGTGGCTCTTCAAACGGCACCGCAAATTCGTTTGCTGCAGCGTGGGAATACGAAATTAATCGGTAAAATCAACTCAGCGTTCATCATCACCATTCCAATTTTTAAAAATGGGATCATTCAAGCTGTTACAGCGAAGAGACAAAAGCTTGTGGCTGATTCAATGAGTGAGCTGGATAGAAGAACAAATGAAATGCTGAAACGAAATGCTGAAAACATCTCAAGTCAAAGTGTGGAGATTGCCAAATTGTCTGGACGTCCAAGTATCGACATCGAAACGATCGAATCTTCCTTTAATACAATTGTACAAGGGATGAAAGAGACGAAACAGATCGAAGAAGAAAACAAACGATTACGCGAAGATGGAACAAAACGTATGCTTGAATTGCAAGATAATATTAAGCGGGCTGCCCTAGAGTCCTAA